The following is a genomic window from Rhododendron vialii isolate Sample 1 chromosome 9a, ASM3025357v1.
cctataaaagAGGGACTCTCCCCGTTGTAAAAGCAGGCGAGTAAGAATCAGTACTTTCCTATTATatcagacacgaagtgggtacaaacacaaagtaggttaggatcgaaAGAGTAAGAGAACACAAGACACGGGCTATGTGAAGCACACAAGTTTTGTTTGTGCTGAACGTCATGGCAATTCTTTTATTGTTAGCTTGTGTGGTCTAGTGTGTTGATGAGATGATCCTCTTTTCTCCAGGTGTTATGGAAGGGTGCCTGCTTGCTGAAGTAGCCGATGGTTCCACGAATGTATGAGAGGTATGCAAACTTCATTATAAGTAGATTTTGATTTCAGGTGAAGGTTGTCTCTTCAAATTTTCAGTTAGTTTCAGTGGTAGAGCACAAAATTGATGCATGCTTTCTGATCGGACTGTATATTATGGTTTACTCTAGCTCTAGAATAACGTAATGTTCTAGCTGATTCACATTTTGGATTGGAGCAACATGATCCATCTAGCTACCCTGACAttgaaatgtattttttcaagtgactaaagtactctctctctctctctctctctctctctctctctctctctctctctctctcaatttgcCATGGATCTCAAATAGAGTTTGGCCTGAAAGAGTGGTTGATATGTGAAACCTCGGTTAACTTATCTTTTTTTGGCTGTTGAGGTTTTAGCTGGTGTTTGTAGTCTTCGTTCTGGTATTGTTTTCTGCTGCTGTTAGGACTCTCGCCGATATTCAATTTGTCCAGgttgcttggtttgtttattgATGAAATTACGTTACCTAAAAAGCTACATACATGATATTTTGTAGTTACCGTACATCTAGCCTACAATGCTACATACAAGGTATATCTTGTAGTGGTAACCGTCTAGCCTTCAATGCTACCAACAAGCTGATGCATCCTGCACCTACACATACGGTGTGAGGCCGTCCATCTGATAAGTGATTTAGCTAGAAATGTGGTGTTGTTGATCTTTTCCattatggttttggttttgtttttagtCATACTATTTGCCTTCAGACAATTTCCGTACCCACCTCCTCTAGGGAAGGTGACATATTTATCCCGGGACAGCAAGAGTCACAATTAAAGTTCATAATAAGTCTTTGATCTGATCAACTGATTGTTTGTAAATATACTTTAACTGTTTGCAAAGTGTTTCACTTTTgctatttttgttcttttggaaAGTTTAGATAGCACACAAAAcaaatgttttattttattttttttggtaagtaaaacaTATGTTTGTTTTTGGCAGAGAAAACTAATTTTGATACACATTTTACCGTTACATAGTCTAGCAGCAGGATGAGGATatgttgctctctctctctctctctctctctctctctggtatgAATACCAAATAGAAGTAAACAGAAATAACCTTTTCAGATGTGTGAACAAATCGTAAATTGTCGGCTGTATTTCTTCTGCAAAATAGAAAGGATAAAGCATGAATAAGGGGTTTGCTGTATTTCTTCACTAAGGGCTTTGCTGAGAAGTTAGTCCACTGGACTTTTGAATGCTGTGCAACTAAATTACTACGTTCTCACGAAATATATCCGAAAGCTGAATTACATAGTACCCACTTCTATCCATTTACTTGATTGGAAAAACGAGATCAACAACTGATTTTCACGCGTGCacgcacacaaacacacacataaacacacacacagagatccTGGGGAATCATGCATCGCTTCTACAACGGTAATATTTTGAGCAGCCTCTGTTATAAGGGTTGGACTGCGGCGGGAGACAACCACCAGTCTTGCTATAAGCTTCACCACTAGCACCACCGCGACATACTGGCTCATCTCTCTTTAAAGCCCCGGGCGATATGTACTTGGTCGCCAAGAACCTTCTGGTCACCTCCGACTCCATTAATATCTCCAAATCTGCGTTACATTCTGCTATCGAACCGATGCATTTTACAGGTGCATCATGGGTCGTGGTCGTCGTGACGGAGACAAATCCGCCATGACTTAACAGGATAAGGAGGAATAGAAGAATTGAGAGTTGGGGGAAGATCATGGCGGAGCTCTTTTCAATTGTTACTATGGCTAGCTCTCTTTCTACTTTGAAGGACATTAATAATGGAGGAGCATCAAACTTTTTAAAAGGGGAGTTAGTGGAAGCCACACTAGCAGCATAGAAACCCAACTTAGCcaaacttagagagagagagagactttcaTGATTATACGTCGAACTTTAGACAGGcttctaattaaaaaaaaaaaattatgagggAAATTCAATGGTATCCccaaagcaaaaaacaaaaagaataccATATCCACCTAATCAATGGTCTATATTCCGCCAACAATACATTTTTGGCATGCATTTTCCAGTTATCTTCGATACTAACATGTAAAGGACCGCAATGAGCcgtttattttgatgattgagATCAATGATTTTGTTGTGTTGATGAAATCAATCACGTAAATTGTTGGTTGGATTGGGTTTAGAAAGCCCTTTGTCGGCACGCaattgattattaaaataatgcTTTCCGTTCGATCAAGGGTCTACCGATCAatttcattcttggtacgattGATCTACTCCATACTATATAACAGATGGACAATTTTGATAGAGAAGGAAGACCTCAGGTAGGGCTCGAGTGGTGCACTACAAGACTTTAATGCCCTGGACACATTAAATGTCTTCCGATCACATGGTTGCCGATGTAGTTCCCTAGATTTGCGGAGTGAGTGCTTAGTTCCACATTGGTTAGGATTGCATGTCACCTTCTTAGATATATACCTTTTAAGGCCAAGTGTTTACGGTGAAAGGGGGTTCATGGTCAACAAGATCAGGTTGTTataaatggtatcagagccctgCCATGTTCAAGTGTTGGAATATGCAACATGGATGTTGCATCCCTAAGAGGAAAAAACAACGCTGTGACGGCCACCGACCAGCCAACGTCAATCCTGAACCGATGGGCACATGGggcccacttttttttttgatcggcaaaagataaaatttattaaaaaacggGGAGAGGGGAAggagatccaacaaaaagttggaagaTACACCACAGGGGCAAAGCCCAAACCACCCAAGGGTCAACAAGGATCCAAACCAGATAAAACATTAAAGCTCgatccaaaacccaaataaaacaataaGCCCTAAAAACACCCAATCCGGTCCAAACCTGGACTGGCCTGCCCAATCCatccccaaaaccctaaccactATGGCCACCGCCTCCATACAAACCACCGGCGCCCCGCCTCGCCATTAAGCCGAGCCAGTCTCTCCCAGAAGAAGAGACCGGTGGCGGAAACGAACCGGCCTACGAAAACAGTAACTGTAGCAATCAGAGCCATGGGGccaaaccaccaccatcatcagcACCTCCCCGGCAGCACAGACATCAACAGCAAGAGCAGCAACCCAGAAGCAATGAACTGTCAGTCCCACGCCCGATTGAGAGCTCCGATTGGTCACCAACCGAACTTCGGCATACAAAACGATTAGAACACCCAGCTATGGGGGCCACATCCACCTCACCACCACCAGACACAAACCATCACCGAACGATGACACCACCACTTTGAATCCCACCcggatgatccgaaccgttcaataatttttttttaaaaaacgaGCGAATccatgaaaaatcaactcagtCCGATATATATAGGttctcgatccaatcttccattTGTTCATTCAGATGgagttaataaaatttcttcccttatcaaaaataataaatgaagtCTAGATCTGAGTATCGCGTGACTTCATTTTTACTGGTATCCGgtcattttgatttttagaGGTTCGTTTTAAATGGGGAAATTTATACAAATGATCCTCTTAGTTTCATCAGAGTCTCATTTTccgtcctccaagtatcaattacaactcttttgaccttcaagtttggtttttgtaccaaattaGTCTAATTGATAACTTCTATAAGCcaaactggataaaaaaaaaatcaaattgatagCAGTTAGGACGTTGCaattcgtaccaagttggtccaattgatgacGTCTGCTCTCAATCTGATCTTTTCCGTCCAATTTGGCTGACAAACATTATCAATTGGACTAACTtagtacgaaaaccaaacttaaaggtcaaaagagttgcaattgatacttggaggatgaaaatgagactcaGGTAAAACTAGAAGGATCATTtctaaaaatttcccttttaaaTGAGGATCGTTTTGATTGTTAGGGGCGTAGCCCTTAGGGTGTGTTCTCCCAACAAgtgtttttttccattttttttcttccatccaATCTTTCGTTGGATTTTTCTCTCCTCCCCTAACTTGATGTACTCTGGTCAAGTTTTTGATGCAGAATAGTCTCCTTTTACGAAATTGTTTGCAAGAAAATACACGAACAGAGCAAACGAATTTGAGATAaatcttgattatatttttattaattcaGTATCAAAAAACTGTCGAGCCCTAAAGCTTACAATGAATATAAATAGGGCGGTAGAATCCCTAAACAACTTAGGAAATAATTAGGGCCGAGAATCAAACCCTAATCACATAAATTACGAAAACTACCAACAACGGAAAATTCTACACTAACTAGAAAATCAAATACTAGGACGAAATATAAggttaccaaaacaaacaacaatTAAAACAGAATTTCCTATCAAAAGTTATTAGCAATCTAAATATTACTATAAACGACAAAAGAGGCCTTTCGGAGGCCTAAACAGCATCGAACGACCGAAAAGCACTGCTGATCATCTTTCAAAGGTAGATTTAATTTCGTAGTAGATTCCTTTTTCTTCAAAGTCTTCTTCTTCTAAGTCGGAATCGTCTTTGTTTCCCACCAGTCTAATCCCTCTTCTACGCCTAAGCATTATTCCAAATCCATTTTGTCTTCTAATTCTTGGAGGTAGGCTTTTACCCTTTCCAAGGCCATTCTTTCTTCTTGGAAGTCAGcttttttcaacaacaaaaacaaattcattttttcGCCGATTAAGGAAATTAGCTTTTCATATTCGAATAAGTCGCTTGAGCATTGATCAGTGAGCCATTCCGCTTCAACCCTACGACCCACGGGTCATTCTGCCACTATCGCTCCCCCTCCAGTTTGGTTTGGCTTGAGGTCGGTCCAGTCGCTCAAAGACCGTGGACGCGACCCGGTCAGTtttcattaattaaaaattacttttgcccataaaaaaaaacatggaatttAAAGTTCGTTCTTTTTATTCCACCGAATAAGTTGACCCTTCAAAACATAGAATGGTAGCAGCTGCCAATAACTTTGGCCAATTCAATCTTCTCACTTCGTTGAACATTCTGCGCCATCGCCATTGACTGGTTGTTGCCTACCGATATTTCCCaaatgatgaagaagaagaacatattcatttctcatttctcttAATAAGTCTTATTCCCCCATTAACTCCATTTTTCTCTCTGAGAAAACTAAAGAAACATGTTTTCTACTCCAGACAGCGATAATTCAACTGGAAAATCTGAGGTACAATACGAACCACTGTGCCGTTGGTTTTCGCTTGCTGAAATAGAATCGGCGACTAACAATTTCGATGACAACTCCGTCATCGGAACCGGAGGATTCGGCAAGGTATATAAAGGGTTCATCGACGGTGGTGCCACGACTGTTGCCGTAAAGCGGTTGAATTCGGAGTCCAAGCAAGGGGCGGTAGAGTTCTGGATGGAGGTGAGGATGCTTTCCGAGCTTCGACACGCTCATCTTGTCGCTCTTT
Proteins encoded in this region:
- the LOC131299477 gene encoding protein RALF-like 32, with translation MSFKVERELAIVTIEKSSAMIFPQLSILLFLLILLSHGGFVSVTTTTTHDAPVKCIGSIAECNADLEILMESEVTRRFLATKYISPGALKRDEPVCRGGASGEAYSKTGGCLPPQSNPYNRGCSKYYRCRSDA